A stretch of the Planktothricoides raciborskii GIHE-MW2 genome encodes the following:
- the cimA gene encoding citramalate synthase: MTTNQKKHIVVYDTTLRDGAQSEGLSLSIEDKLRIAHRLDEMGIPFIEGGWPGANPKDRQFFWRLKEEPLTHAEVVAFCSTRRPGKLAAEDPMLQGILSAETHWVTIFGKSWDLHVTEGLHTTLEENLAMICDTIEYLRSQGRRVIYDAEHWFDGYKQNRKYALKTLETALNAGAEWLVFCDTNGGTLPHEITQIVREVFQALPQIQATGVQLGIHTHNDSETAVANAIAAVLEGATMVQGTINGYGERCGNANLCSLIPNLQLKLGFHCIPQAELEQLTETSRLISEVANLAPDEHAPFVGLSAFAHKGGIHVSAVQRNPLTYEHIQPEKIGNRRRIVISDQAGLSNVLEKARSFGIDLNKEDETCRKILQKLKDLEHQGYQFEAAEASFELLMREALGEREHFFEMRGFQVHCDKGAGDINSLATVKVTINGKDILEAAEGNGPVSALDAALRKALMNFYPEISQFHLADYKVRILDGGSGTSAKTRVLIESRNCHKRWSTVGVSTNIIEASYQAVVEGLEYGLILHKQAKLAVTNAYS; this comes from the coding sequence ATGACAACCAATCAAAAAAAACACATCGTAGTTTACGACACCACCCTCCGAGATGGAGCCCAGAGCGAAGGCTTATCTTTATCCATTGAAGACAAATTAAGAATTGCTCATCGTCTAGATGAAATGGGCATTCCTTTTATTGAAGGGGGATGGCCCGGAGCGAACCCCAAGGACCGGCAATTTTTCTGGCGGTTAAAAGAAGAACCCCTCACCCATGCGGAAGTAGTCGCCTTTTGTTCCACCCGCAGACCGGGAAAATTAGCTGCTGAAGACCCAATGCTTCAAGGGATTTTATCCGCAGAAACTCACTGGGTGACAATTTTTGGCAAGTCCTGGGATCTCCATGTCACCGAAGGACTGCACACCACCCTAGAGGAAAACCTGGCGATGATCTGCGACACCATAGAATACCTTCGCAGTCAAGGGAGACGGGTGATTTATGATGCGGAACATTGGTTTGATGGCTATAAACAAAATCGAAAATATGCCTTAAAAACCCTAGAAACCGCCCTGAATGCCGGGGCAGAATGGCTGGTTTTCTGCGATACCAATGGCGGCACCCTGCCCCACGAAATTACGCAAATTGTCCGAGAAGTCTTTCAGGCTTTGCCCCAAATTCAGGCAACCGGGGTGCAGTTGGGTATCCACACCCACAATGACTCGGAAACTGCCGTAGCAAATGCGATCGCAGCCGTCCTGGAAGGGGCGACAATGGTACAAGGCACCATCAATGGTTATGGGGAACGTTGCGGCAACGCCAACCTTTGCTCATTAATCCCCAACTTGCAACTCAAATTAGGCTTTCATTGCATTCCCCAAGCCGAACTAGAACAACTAACAGAAACCAGCCGACTGATCAGCGAAGTAGCCAACCTAGCCCCCGACGAACACGCCCCATTTGTAGGCTTATCTGCCTTTGCCCACAAAGGCGGCATTCATGTATCGGCGGTGCAGCGAAACCCCCTCACCTACGAACATATTCAACCGGAAAAAATTGGCAACCGACGGCGCATTGTCATTTCCGATCAAGCGGGACTCAGCAATGTCTTAGAAAAAGCCCGCAGCTTTGGCATAGACTTAAATAAAGAAGACGAAACTTGCCGAAAAATCTTGCAAAAACTCAAAGACTTAGAACATCAAGGCTATCAATTTGAAGCGGCAGAAGCATCCTTTGAACTGCTCATGCGCGAAGCCCTGGGAGAAAGAGAGCACTTTTTTGAAATGCGCGGATTTCAAGTGCATTGTGACAAAGGGGCTGGGGACATAAATTCTCTGGCAACGGTAAAAGTTACCATCAATGGCAAAGATATTTTAGAAGCCGCCGAAGGGAATGGCCCCGTATCTGCCCTTGATGCGGCATTACGCAAAGCCTTAATGAATTTTTATCCCGAAATCTCTCAATTTCACCTCGCCGACTACAAAGTCAGAATTCTCGATGGTGGGTCTGGAACTTCCGCCAAAACTCGCGTTTTAATCGAATCCCGAAATTGTCATAAACGCTGGTCAACGGTGGGAGTTTCCACGAATATCATCGAAGCTTCTTATCAAGCGGTAGTGGAAGGCTTAGAATATGGTTTAATCCTGCACAAACAAGCCAAACTTGCGGTGACAAACGCATATTCTTAG
- a CDS encoding OmpA family protein, protein MKKLILWRNLIVALFLLLSASACQGFGKRYPKVTTVESEPVPVTTLIEVEPVATTTFEVVGGDTTTTLETSVQTVSTTELNSEAQPTTQTEVETQPIPTTAVESDPPPTTTTTTPPPVPEKPEPEPPTPPPAPPVPVEPSQVETEPVPVTTTEVEETLTELNAERTIEGIKINLQDNILFEFDKYAVRSVAKPTLAKINQLLKHYKDAQVFIYGHTDSKGDDAYNLDLSNKRAAAVKYYFVNVFNEEATRLQTKGFGESQPIAPNNNPNGSDNPAGREKNRRVEFIIKTQTRTVVRSPGEDPFRDAVNSAQNAAVLVQNAKTAADWNKAANKWLEAIELMKEVPKSSANYQIAQQRIGQYHKNLDYAEKKAR, encoded by the coding sequence ATGAAAAAACTAATCTTATGGCGCAATTTAATTGTGGCCTTATTTTTGCTGTTATCTGCCTCAGCTTGTCAGGGTTTTGGCAAAAGATATCCTAAAGTCACCACGGTCGAATCAGAACCGGTGCCCGTGACCACGCTCATTGAGGTTGAACCCGTGGCGACTACGACTTTCGAGGTGGTTGGGGGAGATACCACCACCACTCTGGAGACTAGCGTTCAAACCGTTTCGACCACTGAGTTGAACTCAGAAGCGCAACCGACTACTCAAACCGAGGTAGAGACTCAACCCATTCCTACCACGGCGGTCGAAAGTGACCCTCCCCCGACTACGACCACTACCACCCCTCCTCCTGTACCGGAAAAGCCAGAGCCGGAACCGCCCACGCCTCCTCCTGCTCCTCCTGTACCCGTAGAGCCGTCTCAAGTAGAAACTGAGCCGGTGCCCGTGACCACGACAGAAGTTGAGGAGACTCTGACGGAATTAAACGCGGAAAGAACTATCGAAGGGATTAAAATTAATCTACAAGATAATATTTTATTTGAGTTTGATAAATACGCAGTTCGCTCGGTGGCTAAACCAACTTTGGCGAAAATTAATCAACTGCTGAAGCATTATAAAGACGCGCAGGTTTTCATTTACGGCCATACGGATAGTAAGGGCGATGACGCTTATAATCTCGACCTTTCTAATAAGCGAGCCGCCGCAGTGAAATACTATTTTGTAAATGTTTTCAATGAGGAGGCAACGCGCCTACAAACTAAGGGTTTCGGGGAAAGTCAGCCGATCGCGCCTAATAATAATCCCAACGGTTCTGATAATCCTGCCGGTCGAGAAAAAAATCGCCGAGTTGAGTTTATTATTAAAACCCAAACTCGGACCGTAGTGCGATCGCCTGGAGAAGATCCTTTTAGAGATGCGGTAAACTCCGCGCAAAATGCAGCGGTGTTAGTTCAAAATGCGAAAACGGCGGCAGATTGGAACAAAGCAGCGAACAAATGGCTAGAGGCGATCGAGCTAATGAAAGAAGTGCCGAAATCGAGTGCTAACTATCAGATTGCCCAGCAAAGAATCGGGCAATATCATAAAAATTTGGACTACGCCGAAAAAAAGGCTCGTTAG
- a CDS encoding RecQ family ATP-dependent DNA helicase, which yields MNQCNLQEAAQQGDVNAIATLTNLQLEPKAITAKIILKEGCLQVMLESPAVPDREGLLDFLLTYLMELEIKNITKFKFYGKQTDTFDFAWQQEVDLEAPLDQSQTIVEREKLLDSAYLYVDLEVNSQGNIYSIGWHNSQAENLATEDLEPAYKSLIEFKESGCSICGHNFRRFDYSYLIKEQPDLASWLVIDTLELSILAFPLARSHKLEKDYKQSEFAVNNPLEDARATKELLDRIIEALLEKPLALQQAYSWLLTCGTEESDRAYQQFFHILGLEVKESPKLADIPKEAIANLDPDYLQQFWSESATKDFDRRLCMAALIAGNYESNTTESERVFSGWLTHLPGFQETWEGAKLLPDYQSCLTRFGIENFRGKQEEAVKDILRGKRPLVIMPTGSGKSVCYQIPALMLFERQQALTVVISPLQALMADQVKDLENQGLNFCTFINGNLSVKERSQRLKQLRSSDTYGLLYISPEQLRSPSIRLLLQERLPSLWVIDEAHCMSQWGHDFRPDYRYIPKFIQELYQKQPLPLIALMTATARTTVQEDISQLFAEYNLALGSLISESKTRENLDYRVIPVTGNKDRLLIQEVQNFLRQGGCVLVYTTTRNKAENLAKLLNDQNIDARYYHGQLGKTEKEEVLQAFKTGELNIVVATCAFGMGINRPDVRAVIHHTISANLEGYIQETGRAGRDGKPASCTLLFDENDAEIIFSMQSQNQLNETDLKNIFISLRNIRDRIYGNPSDDWFLVTVNEIVQTSDLDEKFANNDQYREIKIKVALQYLEKFGLVERSENLSAYVQFELVEKTEEASHRKFEEYSQGKNLPKPQIKLFKNLISAMHLAKDYCYQQDQPVLFERLSDDSGIDPQELPRRIRELKKAEVCSAKIPLSFLLTKEVKGDALINYNRLCQQEDQLLDALLEIQGERESIQVNLRSLASRIDPDRSKKIRATNLRDILEGWHTQKWVSLTKLNRDLLYLNKIDVVVDRLDDHRTLASTVIEVLYQKLFGKKGARLRVEYELEELLNDVNQQTFLRRTDEAELSAVLRWLHQRKIIRMADGANLFHQALKIRMIKGGKETSISSGYRQIKAYYDQQNRRTQIMLKYGQTQTPTARQKLVDDYFCLSEKKFNQTYPDLSGEVAKLPVTEGDYNRIMGDLNSSQKEIVLAEDPAILVIAGPGSGKTWTIVRRIAYLVKVKRVDPDRILVLAYNRNAVRELRSRLQDIVGAIATRLRVYTFHGLALALLGYTLGENQGQKRLTRDEDFQQLIKEACDLMEFGDESEESDLADIKARRIQLLGNVEYIFVDEYQDVAEEEYRLIQLIAGLGDSEDESRSVQINLCVIGDDDQNLYEFRNTSVKYIQQFADEYQAKRFLLTENYRSTEPIIAAANHLISYNSNRCKQNPEEQVRINSQRQGQGGLPVSNFIFQDSLSQAVWVTEQIFSWIQEGIPANDIAVLAREWDSLDPMRLLLERKGIATYALKGGGEIKLVRNRVTCQLIEELNKNERTPILSPQESVQDWFKACFTDWNRSLEEPTVKTLLKIASDLDLERGYSSENEASNEALPISFGEIVMALLEFNKSDVFLDENAVLFTTCHGAKGLQFRKVILLCDRFKTFAKEIYSERRVFYVAMTRAKEQLILCSTNSNQFIQETDVSSQTINLELENLPTANLPQQIIYIDMTPRDVNLSYGVNPKQQEIVKNLREGDRLQMQVNRYGNSWAIFTQHGEEIGNLSRGATETLKKQEIQPNQFEFQPGDVTVKSIYRHFKIDDITGEIQEDWFVVIPKIRICR from the coding sequence ATGAATCAATGTAATCTTCAAGAAGCAGCCCAACAAGGGGATGTGAATGCGATCGCTACCCTGACGAACCTCCAGTTAGAACCCAAAGCCATTACCGCTAAGATTATCCTCAAAGAGGGTTGCTTACAGGTAATGCTGGAATCACCGGCAGTCCCAGATCGAGAAGGGCTGCTGGATTTCCTCTTAACATATTTGATGGAATTAGAAATCAAAAATATTACCAAATTCAAGTTTTACGGCAAACAAACCGATACTTTTGATTTCGCTTGGCAACAGGAAGTCGATCTAGAGGCACCGTTAGACCAATCCCAGACAATTGTCGAGCGGGAAAAACTGCTTGATTCAGCGTATTTATATGTAGATTTAGAAGTCAACTCTCAGGGTAATATATATAGTATCGGCTGGCATAATAGCCAAGCCGAAAATCTGGCTACAGAAGATTTAGAACCTGCTTATAAAAGTTTAATTGAATTCAAAGAAAGTGGTTGCTCAATTTGCGGTCACAACTTTCGGCGGTTTGACTATTCCTATTTAATCAAGGAACAACCGGATTTAGCTTCATGGCTGGTTATCGATACTCTGGAATTGTCAATTTTAGCTTTTCCACTGGCGCGATCGCACAAACTGGAAAAAGATTACAAGCAGAGTGAATTTGCGGTTAATAATCCCCTAGAAGATGCTCGCGCTACCAAGGAATTATTAGACCGAATTATTGAAGCATTGCTGGAGAAACCCCTCGCACTTCAGCAGGCATATAGCTGGTTACTCACTTGTGGCACAGAAGAAAGCGATCGGGCATATCAGCAATTTTTTCATATTTTAGGTTTAGAAGTTAAAGAATCTCCCAAATTGGCAGATATCCCAAAAGAAGCGATCGCGAATTTAGACCCGGATTATCTACAACAATTCTGGTCAGAATCCGCCACCAAAGACTTCGATCGCCGTTTATGTATGGCCGCTTTAATTGCGGGCAATTATGAGAGCAATACCACGGAATCAGAAAGAGTTTTTTCCGGTTGGCTGACTCATTTGCCCGGATTTCAAGAAACCTGGGAAGGGGCAAAACTACTGCCTGATTACCAGAGTTGCTTAACTCGCTTTGGCATCGAAAACTTTCGGGGCAAACAAGAGGAAGCAGTCAAAGATATTTTACGGGGTAAGCGCCCTTTGGTGATTATGCCCACGGGGAGTGGGAAATCCGTATGTTATCAAATTCCAGCCTTGATGTTGTTTGAAAGACAACAAGCTTTAACCGTGGTAATTTCTCCCCTACAAGCACTCATGGCAGACCAGGTTAAAGACTTAGAAAACCAAGGTCTTAATTTCTGCACTTTTATCAATGGTAATCTTTCGGTTAAGGAGCGTTCCCAGCGGTTAAAGCAATTAAGGTCTTCTGATACTTATGGCTTGCTTTATATTAGTCCAGAGCAACTGCGATCGCCCAGTATTCGACTCTTATTACAAGAACGTTTACCCTCCCTGTGGGTAATTGATGAAGCCCATTGCATGAGTCAGTGGGGACATGATTTTCGGCCTGATTATCGCTATATTCCCAAGTTTATTCAGGAACTATATCAAAAACAGCCACTCCCGCTAATAGCGTTAATGACAGCCACGGCAAGGACTACGGTGCAAGAAGATATTAGCCAATTGTTTGCGGAATACAATCTAGCACTGGGTAGCCTGATTTCTGAATCTAAAACTAGAGAAAATCTCGACTACCGAGTGATTCCTGTAACTGGAAACAAAGATCGGCTTTTAATTCAGGAAGTGCAAAACTTTCTCCGTCAGGGGGGATGCGTTTTAGTCTATACCACAACTCGCAATAAGGCTGAAAACTTAGCCAAATTATTGAACGATCAAAATATCGACGCGAGATATTACCACGGTCAGCTAGGCAAAACTGAAAAAGAAGAAGTATTGCAGGCATTCAAAACAGGTGAGTTAAACATAGTAGTTGCTACCTGTGCTTTTGGGATGGGCATTAACCGCCCGGATGTCAGGGCAGTGATTCACCATACTATTAGCGCTAACTTGGAGGGTTATATTCAGGAGACAGGACGGGCTGGTCGTGATGGGAAACCAGCAAGCTGTACTCTTTTATTTGATGAAAATGATGCGGAAATCATATTTTCCATGCAAAGTCAGAATCAACTGAATGAGACAGACCTGAAAAATATTTTTATTTCCCTGAGAAACATTCGCGATCGCATCTACGGCAACCCATCAGATGACTGGTTTTTGGTGACAGTTAATGAAATTGTCCAGACTAGCGATTTGGATGAAAAATTTGCGAACAACGATCAATATCGGGAGATTAAGATTAAGGTAGCTCTCCAATATTTAGAAAAGTTTGGCTTAGTGGAGCGATCGGAAAATCTATCGGCTTACGTTCAGTTTGAATTGGTTGAAAAAACTGAAGAAGCGTCTCACCGCAAGTTTGAAGAGTACAGTCAGGGGAAAAATCTGCCGAAACCTCAGATTAAACTCTTCAAAAATCTGATTTCGGCAATGCACTTAGCGAAAGATTATTGCTATCAACAGGATCAACCAGTCTTGTTTGAGCGCTTGAGTGATGACTCTGGGATCGATCCCCAAGAGTTGCCCCGAAGAATCAGAGAGCTAAAAAAAGCCGAGGTTTGTTCAGCCAAAATCCCCCTCAGTTTTTTGCTGACCAAAGAAGTGAAAGGGGATGCGCTGATCAATTACAATCGCCTTTGCCAGCAAGAAGATCAACTCTTGGATGCACTGTTGGAAATTCAAGGAGAACGAGAAAGTATTCAAGTGAATTTGCGAAGTTTGGCTTCTCGCATAGATCCCGATCGCAGTAAAAAAATTCGGGCGACTAACTTAAGGGATATTTTAGAAGGTTGGCATACGCAGAAATGGGTTAGTTTGACCAAACTAAATCGCGACTTATTGTATTTAAATAAAATCGATGTAGTTGTAGATCGATTAGACGACCACAGAACTTTAGCCAGTACAGTCATAGAGGTTCTATACCAGAAATTATTCGGGAAGAAAGGCGCCCGTCTGCGGGTGGAATATGAACTAGAAGAACTGCTCAATGATGTCAATCAGCAAACATTTCTCCGCCGTACCGATGAAGCTGAATTATCCGCAGTATTGCGTTGGCTGCATCAGCGAAAAATTATCAGAATGGCTGATGGCGCGAATCTGTTTCATCAAGCCCTAAAAATCCGAATGATTAAAGGGGGAAAAGAAACCAGCATTAGTAGTGGATATCGCCAAATTAAAGCTTATTACGATCAGCAGAATCGCCGGACTCAGATTATGCTGAAATACGGGCAGACTCAAACACCAACGGCTCGCCAGAAATTAGTTGATGATTATTTTTGTCTATCGGAGAAAAAATTTAATCAAACCTACCCCGATCTTTCTGGGGAAGTTGCCAAACTTCCAGTAACGGAGGGTGACTATAACCGGATCATGGGAGATTTGAATTCGTCTCAAAAAGAAATTGTCTTAGCAGAAGACCCTGCTATCTTAGTCATCGCTGGGCCTGGTTCTGGTAAAACTTGGACAATTGTGCGGCGCATTGCTTATTTAGTTAAGGTGAAACGAGTCGATCCTGACCGGATTTTGGTCTTGGCATATAACCGCAATGCCGTGAGAGAATTGCGATCGCGATTGCAGGATATTGTCGGGGCGATCGCCACCCGATTACGGGTCTATACTTTTCACGGATTAGCCTTAGCGCTTTTAGGTTACACTTTAGGTGAAAATCAGGGTCAGAAAAGACTTACCCGTGATGAAGATTTTCAACAGCTAATCAAGGAAGCGTGCGATCTAATGGAGTTCGGAGACGAATCAGAGGAGTCTGATTTGGCGGATATCAAAGCGCGACGGATTCAGCTATTAGGTAATGTCGAATACATTTTTGTTGATGAATACCAAGATGTCGCCGAAGAAGAGTACCGTCTAATTCAACTAATTGCCGGACTGGGGGATTCTGAAGATGAATCGCGGTCAGTTCAAATCAATCTTTGTGTCATTGGTGATGATGACCAGAATTTGTATGAGTTCAGAAATACTAGCGTTAAATACATCCAACAGTTTGCCGATGAGTATCAGGCTAAACGCTTTCTCTTAACAGAAAATTATCGCTCTACCGAACCGATTATCGCAGCGGCTAATCATTTGATTAGTTATAACTCTAACCGTTGTAAGCAGAATCCTGAAGAACAAGTGCGGATTAACTCCCAACGGCAAGGTCAGGGGGGATTGCCTGTTTCTAACTTTATTTTCCAGGATTCCTTATCCCAAGCAGTCTGGGTGACAGAGCAAATTTTCTCTTGGATTCAAGAGGGAATTCCGGCAAATGATATCGCTGTTTTAGCTCGTGAGTGGGACAGTTTAGATCCCATGCGTCTGCTGTTAGAAAGAAAAGGCATTGCGACTTATGCCCTGAAAGGAGGAGGGGAAATCAAGCTAGTTAGAAATCGAGTGACTTGTCAGCTTATTGAGGAATTAAACAAAAACGAGAGAACTCCCATTTTATCGCCCCAGGAATCGGTACAAGATTGGTTTAAAGCTTGTTTTACCGATTGGAATCGTAGCTTAGAAGAACCTACTGTTAAAACCTTGTTAAAAATTGCCAGTGACTTGGACTTGGAACGAGGTTATAGTTCGGAAAACGAAGCGTCAAATGAGGCATTGCCGATTTCTTTTGGGGAAATTGTCATGGCTTTACTTGAGTTCAATAAGAGCGACGTATTCTTGGACGAAAATGCTGTCCTATTTACCACTTGTCATGGAGCAAAGGGACTACAATTTCGCAAGGTGATCTTACTGTGCGATCGCTTTAAGACATTCGCCAAAGAGATTTATTCCGAGCGCCGGGTTTTTTATGTTGCCATGACCAGAGCGAAGGAACAACTAATATTATGCTCCACTAATTCCAACCAATTTATCCAGGAAACAGATGTCAGTAGCCAAACTATAAATCTCGAACTCGAAAATTTGCCAACTGCTAATTTACCCCAACAGATCATCTATATAGATATGACTCCCAGAGATGTGAATTTAAGTTATGGGGTTAATCCTAAGCAACAGGAAATTGTCAAAAATCTGCGGGAAGGAGATCGACTTCAGATGCAAGTTAACAGGTATGGGAATAGTTGGGCAATTTTTACACAGCACGGCGAGGAAATAGGCAACTTATCAAGGGGGGCAACTGAGACATTAAAGAAACAAGAAATTCAACCTAATCAATTTGAATTTCAGCCCGGTGATGTGACAGTTAAAAGCATTTACCGACATTTCAAAATAGATGATATAACAGGAGAGATTCAGGAGGATTGGTTTGTGGTAATTCCTAAAATTCGCATCTGTAGATGA